From the Daucus carota subsp. sativus chromosome 8, DH1 v3.0, whole genome shotgun sequence genome, one window contains:
- the LOC108198666 gene encoding delta-1-pyrroline-5-carboxylate synthase, whose translation MDPTRAFVKNVKRVVVKVGTAVVTRSDGRLAVGRLGAIFEQLEKLNSRGFEIILVTSGAVGAGRQRLKYRKLVNSSFADLQKPQVELDGKACAAVGQNGLMALYDTLFSQLDVTSSQLLVTDNDFKNADFRVQLGQTVNSLIALRSIPIFNENDAISTRKAPYEDASGIFWDNDSLAALLAMELNADLLLLLSDVDGLYSGPPCDPRSKLLHTYVKETHEGVIAFGDKSRMGRGGMDAKVKAAVNAAYSGTPVVIASGFATDNIIKVLSGERVGTLFHQDAGSWVSFTEVGAREMAVAARDCSRRLQALPSEDRRKVLLDVATALEANKSQIIEENEADVEAAKDFGYDESLVARLALKPEKISALANSVRKLADMEEPIGRVIKKTELADGLILDKISCPLGVLLIIFESRPDALVQIASLAIRSGNGLLLKGGKEARRSNAILHKLITGAIPDTVGDKLIGLLTTREEIPDLLKLDDVIDLVIPRGSNKLVSDIKNATKIPVLGHSDGICHVYVDKSAILDKAKKIVLDAKTDYPAACNAMETLLVHKDLATNGGIQELVIGLESEGVVLYGGPRASELLSISDVSSFHHEYSTRACAIEIVNDVDAAIKHIHKHGSGHTECIVTEDAQVAEYFLRHVDSAAVFHNASTRFCDGARFGLGAEVGISTSKIHARGPVGVEGLLTTRWILRGNGQVVQGDKGVTYTHKSLPIKS comes from the exons ATGGATCCTACTCGCGCGTTTGTTAAGAATGTCAAGCGTGTTGTTGTTAAG gTAGGAACTGCGGTGGTTACACGAAGTGATGGAAGGTTGGCTGTTGGTAGACTAGGAGCCATATTCGAGCAG CTTGAGAAGTTAAACTCCCGCggatttgaaataattttagtcACTTCAGGTGCTGTAGGAGCAGGTCGCCAGAGGCTTAAATACAGAAAACTGGTTAATAGCAG TTTTGCTGATCTTCAGAAGCCTCAAGTTGAACTTGATGGAAAAGCATGTGCAGCTGTTGGACAGAACGGCCTCATGGCACTTTATGATACATTATTTAGCCAG TTGGATGTGACGTCATCTCAACTCCTAGTGACCGACAATGATTTCAAGAATGCTGACTTTAGAGTGCAGCTTGGTCAGACAGTGAACTCTTTAATAGCACTGAGGAGCATTccaatttttaatgaaaatgatGCAATTAGTACCAGAAAAGCTCCATACGAG GATGCCAGTGGCATATTCTGGGACAATGACAGTTTAGCGGCCTTACTGGCTATGGAACTAAATGCTGatctgctgttgttgttgagtGATGTGGATGGTCTTTATAGTGGTCCTCCTTGTGATCCACGGTCAAAGCTACTTCACACGTATGTAAAAGAAACACATGAAGGAGTGATTGCCTTCGGAGATAAATCACGGATGGGCAGAGGGGGGATGGATGCTAAAGTTAAAGCTGCTGTTAATGCAGCTTACAGTGGTACACCTGTAGTTATTGCCAG TGGATTTGCCACTGACAATATCATAAAGGTACTAAGCGGTGAAAGAGTTGGAACGCTTTTTCATCAAGATGCGGGTTCATGGGTTTCTTTCACTGAAGTTGGTGCACGTGAAATGGCAGTTGCAGCACGTGATTGTTCCAGGAGGCTTCAG GCCTTACCTTCAGAGGACAGAAGGAAAGTTTTGTTGGATGTAGCTACTGCCCTGGAGGCGAATAAAAGTCAGATCATTGAGGAGAATGAAGCTGATGTTGAAGCTGCAAAGGATTTTGGTTATGATGAATCATTGGTAGCTCGTTTGGCACTGAAACCCGAAAAG ATATCAGCTCTAGCAAATTCTGTACGCAAACTTGCCGACATGGAAGAGCCCATAGGCCGTGTTATAAAGAAAACAGAG CTTGCAGATGGACTCATTTTAGACAAGATATCATGCCCACTGGGTGTTCtgttaattatttttgagtCTCGACCTGATGCATTAGTTCAG ATAGCCTCCTTGGCTATCCGAAGTGGAAATGGTCTACTGTTGAAAGGTGGAAAGGAAGCAAGGCGCTCAAATGCAATCCTGCACAAG CTGATTACAGGTGCAATCCCAGATACAGTCGGAGATAAGCTTATTGGACTCTTGACAACAAGAGAGGAGATTCCTGATCTACTTAAG CTTGATGATGTGATAGATCTTGTCATCCCCAGAGGCAGCAACAAACTTGTATCTGACATAAAGAATGCAACAAAAATCCCTGTTCTTGGTCACTCTG ATGGCATTTGTCATGTTTATGTTGATAAATCGGCTATTTTGGACAAGGCGAAGAAAATTGTCTTGGATGCAAAGACTGATTACCCAGCAGCCTGTAACGCTATG GAAACACTTCTTGTGCACAAGGATTTGGCAACTAATGGTGGAATTCAAGAACTCGTTATAGGTCTTGAGAGTGAAG GTGTTGTTCTATATGGTGGCCCAAGAGCAAGCGAGCTATTAAGTATTTCTGATGTGAGCTCATTTCATCACGAGTACAGCACAAGAGCTTGTGCAATTGAAATCGTCAATGATGTGGATGCTGCCATCAAACATATACACAAACATGGAAG TGGGCACACCGAGTGCATTGTTACAGAGGATGCCCAAGTTGCTGAGTATTTTCTACGACACGTTGACAG TGCTGCTGTATTTCATAATGCCAGCACAAGATTTTGTGATGGAGCTCGTTTTGGTCTCGGGGCAGAG GTCGGTATAAGCACAAGTAAGATACATGCCCGAGGTCCAGTAGGAGTCGAAGGCCTCTTAACAACCCGATG GATTCTCAGAGGGAATGGACAAGTGGTTCAAGGTGACAAAGGGGTAACATACACCCACAAGAGCCTTCCCATAAAATCttga
- the LOC108198788 gene encoding uracil phosphoribosyltransferase isoform X2 — translation MMACNKITYSSLFFNNHHQNPTTPTSQNPTLSLSLSPQKSRRWVLSMSAQMNAEQRGVIVPAHPLIKHWVSVLRNEQTPCPAFRNAMAELGRLLIYEATREWLPMISGEIQTPMGIASVEFVDPREPIAIIPILRAGLALAEHASSVLPATKTYHLGMSRDEETLQPSVYLNKLPDKFPNESHILVVDPMLATGGTVVAALKLLRERGVDDKQIKVVSAVAAPPALKKLSENFPGLHVYAGVVDSVVNEKGFIIPGLGDAGDRCFGTLT, via the exons ATGATGGCATGCAACAAAATCACTTATTCCTCCTTATTCTTCAACAATCACCACCAAAACCCCACCACGCCCACTTCTCAAAATCCCActctttctctctccctctctccccag AAATCAAGAAGGTGGGTGTTGTCAATGAGTGCCCAGATGAATGCTGAGCAAAGAGGA GTGATTGTCCCTGCTCACCCTTTGATTAAGCATTGGGTTTCGGTGCTTCGGAATGAGCAGACTCCTTGCCCTGCTTTTA GGAATGCAATGGCTGAGTTGGGAAGATTGCTTATTTATGAAGCAACAAGGGAGTGGCTG CCTATGATCTCAGGGGAGATTCAGACACCAATGGGTATCGCCTCTGTAGAATTTGTTGATCCAAGGGAACCTATCGCG ATCATTCCTATTTTAAGAGCTGGTCTTGCTCTTGCTGAACATGCATCTTCAGTCTTGCCAGCGACAAAGACTTATCATTTGG GGATGAGCAGAGATGAGGAAACACTACAACCATCTGTATATCTAAATAA GCTACCTGACAAATTTCCCAATGAATCTCACATACTTGTTGTAGATCCTATGCTTGCAACAG GTGGTACAGTTGTTGCTGCTCTTAAATTGTTAAGAGAACGGGGAGTTGATGATAAACAAATTAAAGTG GTATCTGCTGTTGCTGCCCCGCCAGCTCTTAAAAAGCTTAGTGAGAACTTTCCAGG TCTACATGTGTATGCTGGTGTTGTCGACTCTGTTGTTAATGAGAAAGG GTTTATAATTCCTGGACTCGGGGATGCAGGAGATCGTTGCTTTGGTACCCTTACGTAA
- the LOC108198788 gene encoding uracil phosphoribosyltransferase isoform X1 gives MMACNKITYSSLFFNNHHQNPTTPTSQNPTLSLSLSPQKSRRWVLSMSAQMNAEQRGVSESRMPVIVPAHPLIKHWVSVLRNEQTPCPAFRNAMAELGRLLIYEATREWLPMISGEIQTPMGIASVEFVDPREPIAIIPILRAGLALAEHASSVLPATKTYHLGMSRDEETLQPSVYLNKLPDKFPNESHILVVDPMLATGGTVVAALKLLRERGVDDKQIKVVSAVAAPPALKKLSENFPGLHVYAGVVDSVVNEKGFIIPGLGDAGDRCFGTLT, from the exons ATGATGGCATGCAACAAAATCACTTATTCCTCCTTATTCTTCAACAATCACCACCAAAACCCCACCACGCCCACTTCTCAAAATCCCActctttctctctccctctctccccag AAATCAAGAAGGTGGGTGTTGTCAATGAGTGCCCAGATGAATGCTGAGCAAAGAGGAGTGAGTGAGAGTAGAATGCCT GTGATTGTCCCTGCTCACCCTTTGATTAAGCATTGGGTTTCGGTGCTTCGGAATGAGCAGACTCCTTGCCCTGCTTTTA GGAATGCAATGGCTGAGTTGGGAAGATTGCTTATTTATGAAGCAACAAGGGAGTGGCTG CCTATGATCTCAGGGGAGATTCAGACACCAATGGGTATCGCCTCTGTAGAATTTGTTGATCCAAGGGAACCTATCGCG ATCATTCCTATTTTAAGAGCTGGTCTTGCTCTTGCTGAACATGCATCTTCAGTCTTGCCAGCGACAAAGACTTATCATTTGG GGATGAGCAGAGATGAGGAAACACTACAACCATCTGTATATCTAAATAA GCTACCTGACAAATTTCCCAATGAATCTCACATACTTGTTGTAGATCCTATGCTTGCAACAG GTGGTACAGTTGTTGCTGCTCTTAAATTGTTAAGAGAACGGGGAGTTGATGATAAACAAATTAAAGTG GTATCTGCTGTTGCTGCCCCGCCAGCTCTTAAAAAGCTTAGTGAGAACTTTCCAGG TCTACATGTGTATGCTGGTGTTGTCGACTCTGTTGTTAATGAGAAAGG GTTTATAATTCCTGGACTCGGGGATGCAGGAGATCGTTGCTTTGGTACCCTTACGTAA